The following coding sequences are from one Mus pahari chromosome X, PAHARI_EIJ_v1.1, whole genome shotgun sequence window:
- the Sh3kbp1 gene encoding SH3 domain-containing kinase-binding protein 1 isoform X9 gives MAAASSGPASLSSVASSPMSSSLGTAGQRASSPSLFSTEGKPKMEPAVSSQAAIEDLKMQVRELRTIIETMKDQQKREIKQLLSELDEEKKIRLRLQMEVNDIKKALQSK, from the exons ATGGCAGCTGCCAGCAGTGggccagcttctctctcttcagTGGCATCCTCCCCCATGTCATCCTCCTTGGGAACAGCTGGACAGCGAGCCAGTTCTCCATCTCTGTTCAGCACAGAAGGAAAGCCAAAGATGGAGCCAGCAGTGAGCAGCCAGGCTGCTATCGAGGATCTTAAGATGCAAGTCCGTGAGCTGAGGACCATCATTGAGACCATGAAGGACCAGCAGAA ACGTGAGATTAAGCAGTTACTGTCAGAATTGGATGAAGAGAAAAAGATCCGGCTCCGGTTGCAG ATGGAAGTGAACGACATAAAGAAAGCTCTTCAATCAAAGTGA